A window from Dermacentor silvarum isolate Dsil-2018 unplaced genomic scaffold, BIME_Dsil_1.4 Seq700, whole genome shotgun sequence encodes these proteins:
- the LOC119435431 gene encoding transcriptional repressor protein YY1, with protein sequence MGKMASSDVVTEVEIQPEIQEVEIEAIPVEMPVETVVTTVEAVEGQPMIALQPLPEPGREEIILQTQEEIVGSIDADHEALTGYDNIPVPTPEVLIETSPSTSGKRGRKGKRGGKGRSFGGELTFETDRSTRKWEQKQVQIKTLEGEFSVTMWASGTEDGRCTLHALSCLPLFVLRAVNNRVSPRMLL encoded by the coding sequence ATGGGCAAGATGGCGTCCTCGGATGTGGTTACCGAGGTTGAGATTCAGCCCGAGATCCAGGAGGTGGAAATCGAGGCTATACCCGTGGAGATGCCCGTCGAGACAGTCGTGACGACCGTCGAAGCGGTCGAAGGTCAGCCCATGATCGCGTTGCAACCGTTGCCAGAGCCCGGGAGGGAAGAGATCATCCTACAAACCCAGGAGGAGATCGTCGGCAGCATAGACGCCGATCACGAAGCGCTCACAGGATACGACAACATCCCGGTGCCGACCCCCGAAGTGCTCATCGAGACGAGTCCCAGCACGTCGGGTAAACGCGGCAGGAAAGGCAAGCGTGGCGGCAAAGGACGCAGCTTCGGCGGCGAACTGACGTTTGAGACGGACCGTAGTACGCGCAAGTGGGAACAGAAACAGGTGCAGATCAAGACGCTCGAAGGAGAGTTCTCCGTCACCATGTGGGCTTCGGGCACGGAGGACGGTAGGTGCACGCTTCACGCACTGTCTTGCTTGCCTCTTTTCGTCCTGCGCGCGGTAAACAATCGCGTATCGCCGCGAATGCTGCTGTGA